The proteins below come from a single Candidatus Methylomirabilota bacterium genomic window:
- a CDS encoding GTP pyrophosphokinase, with product MTASVLERAIGLALEVHRGQIDKAGQPYILHPLRLMAAMTSEEARVVAVLHDVVEDSEATFEDLAALGLSEEALAALRLLTHHDDDGSEANYFAYVARIKANPLARAVKLADLADNLDVSRLPSLTERDSHRLNKYLKAREMLRRDDG from the coding sequence ATGACGGCTTCCGTGCTGGAACGAGCGATCGGGTTGGCCCTGGAGGTCCATCGGGGCCAAATCGACAAGGCGGGCCAGCCCTATATTCTGCATCCGCTCCGCTTGATGGCCGCCATGACTAGCGAGGAGGCGCGCGTGGTGGCGGTGCTCCACGACGTGGTGGAGGATTCCGAGGCCACCTTCGAGGACCTGGCTGCTCTCGGCCTGTCCGAGGAAGCGCTCGCCGCCTTGCGGCTGCTCACCCACCACGACGACGACGGCAGCGAGGCCAACTACTTCGCCTACGTCGCCCGGATCAAAGCCAACCCCCTGGCCCGGGCGGTCAAACTGGCGGACCTGGCCGACAACCTGGACGTGAGCCGCTTGCCCAGCCTCACCGAGCGCGACTCCCACCGCCTGAACAAGTACCTCAAGGCCAGGGAAATGCTGCGGCGGGATGACGGCTGA